In Fusarium oxysporum Fo47 chromosome IX, complete sequence, the following proteins share a genomic window:
- a CDS encoding ESCRT-II subunit protein SNF8, with protein MSRKGVGLAAFDRSRLTSAQFASHGSSLRANNAQALETQLAVFRSLLQQFANTHARDIRSDPAFRAQFARMCAAIGVDPLASSNSNSSSDGSSIWAQLLGKTVNDFYFELAVRIVEVCGATRGENGGLIGLAELRERVAAGRMDGADPIADDDVRRAVQTLAPLGGAYAVVRVGRKEYVRSVPRELNDDQVSVVEAAQVLGYVSVGMLRDNLGWDRARARTVIDDLVAGGMLWVDKQTKGEWEYWSPGFMAEAAAPDEGD; from the coding sequence ATGTCACGCAAAGGCGTAGGCCTTGCGGCCTTTGACCGCTCACGCCTCACATCAGCACAATTCGCATCACATGGCTCTTCCCTGCGCGCCAATAACGCCCAAGCTCTCGAAACACAGCTCGCCGTGTTCCGCTCCCTCCTCCAGCAGTTCGCAAACACACACGCTCGCGATATCCGCTCCGATCCCGCTTTTCGCGCCCAATTTGCTCGCATGTGCGCTGCCATCGGTGTAGATCCACTAGCGAGCAGCAATAGCAACAGTAGCTCGGATGGAAGCTCCATATGGGCGCAGTTGCTCGGAAAGACGGTCAACGATTTCTACTTTGAGCTCGCTGTAAGGATTGTTGAGGTCTGCGGTGCCACGCGCGGGGAGAACGGAGGTCTTATCGGTCTGGCGGAGCTCAGAGAGCGAGTTGCCGCAGGACGTATGGATGGCGCTGATCCCattgctgatgatgatgtccGGCGCGCGGTACAGACGCTTGCTCCGCTAGGCGGCGCGTATGCTGTCGTGCGTGTAGGTCGAAAGGAATATGTGCGGAGCGTACCCCGTGAACTCAACGATGACCAAGTCTCGGTCGTTGAGGCGGCGCAAGTCCTGGGTTATGTGAGTGTCGGCATGCTGAGGGATAACCTGGGCTGGGATAGGGCACGCGCCCGAACCGTGATAGACGATCTCGTTGCAGGCGGCATGCTGTGGGTTGACAAGCAGACAAAGGGCGAGTGGGAGTATTGGAGTCCTGGGTTTATggccgaggctgctgctcCGGATGAAGGCGACTGA